One window from the genome of Malus domestica chromosome 01, GDT2T_hap1 encodes:
- the LOC103434041 gene encoding F-box protein FBW2-like, whose translation MEEDSEFRRWDELIPDALGLIFRNLTLQETLTVIPRVCKSWGRAVYGPYCWQEIDIAEWSKFRPPETITRMLQMLVIRSSGSLRKLCVAGLPNDQTFSFIADHAKSLRTLQLPRSEISDSIVEQVAARLSSITFLDVSYCKTIGGPALEAFGKHCRHLRKLQRCMYGWEVLDKVSQDDEALAIAATMPKLKHLEILCLHVSTEAVHQILLNCPELQLLDVRGCYSVKLDEKFVKKFSGLKLVGPGSDNAGWDDCSNYSVSSGYLAWDVMDDDFDEEMLDEAWEDDLSMEDVEMRFYDGFYLDNGGFDWPLSP comes from the exons ATGGAGGAGGACAGTGAATTTCGGCGATGGGACGAGCTCATACCTGACGCACTTGGGCTAATATTTAGGAATCTAACCCTTCAAGAGACACTCACTGTAATCCCAAGGGTGTGCAAGTCATGGGGAAGAGCAGTGTATGGACCTTATTGCTGGCAGGAAATAGACATTGCGGAATGGAGCAAATTTCGTCCGCCAGAGACCATTACTCGAATGCTGCAAATGCTGGTCATAAGAAGCTCGGGTTCGCTCAGAAAGCTCTGCGTTGCTGGCCTTCCCAATGACCAGACTTTCTCCTTTATTGCTGATCA TGCCAAATCTCTTCGGACACTGCAGCTGCCAAGAAGCGAAATAAGTGATTCCATAGTGGAACAGGTTGCTGCAAGGCTCTCTTCCATAACTTTCTTGGATGTAAGCTACTGCAAAACTATTGGAGGCCCTGCACTTGAGGCATTTGGAAAGCATTGTAGACATCTCAGAAAGTTGCAGAGATGCATGTACGGATGGGAGGTACTTGACAAGGTTTCTCAAGATGACGAGGCCCTTGCAATAGCGGCCACAATGCCAAAACTCAAGCACCTTGAGATACTGTGTCTGCATGTTAGTACAGAAGCTGTGCATCAGATACTCTTGAACTGCCCTGAGCTCCAGTTATTAGATGTGCGAGGGTGCTATAGTGTGAAACTTGATGAAAAGTTTGTCAAGAAATTCTCGGGGCTGAAGCTGGTGGGACCAGGTTCCGACAATGCGGGCTGGGATGATTGTTCAAATTACTCAGTTTCTTCTGGCTACTTAGCATGGGATGTAATGGATGATGATTTTGACGAAGAGATGTTAGATGAGGCTTGGGAAGACGACCTTAGTATGGAGGATGTAGAAATGAGGTTCTATGatggtttttatctcgataaTGGTGGGTTCGATTGGCCCCTATCTCCATGA